The genomic DNA TTACGGATGGCGGCGACCAGCACCTGGCCGTTGAGGACGGCGATCCCCGACAGGGCGATGAAGCCGACCGCCGCACTCACCGAGAAGGGAATCCCGCGCAGCCACAGGGCCGCCACCCCGCCGATGGCGGCAAAGGGGATGCCGGTGTAGATAATGAGCACGTCGCGCAAGCGCTTGAGGCTGAAGTAGAGCAAGAAGAAGATCAGCGCCAAAGTCAGCGGCACCACCAGCATCAGCCGCTGCTGCGAGCGCTCCAGGTTCTCGAACTGCCCCCCCCATTCGATGAGGTAGCCTTCCGGCAAGGGGAGGTCGGCGGCGAGGCGCTCTTTCGCCTCGGCGACGAAAGAGGCGATGTCCCGGTCGCGGACGTTGGCCTGAACCTTGATCAGGCGTTTGCCCCATTCGCGGTTGATGGTCGAAGGGCTCTCCCCCACGCTTATCTCGGCCATGCTCCCCAGGGGGAGCACGGCGCCGTCGCGCGTGGGGATGAGGGTGTCGCGCAGGGTCGCCACGTCGGTCCGCTGGGCGTCGGGGAGGCGTACCACCAGCGGGAAGGAGCGCTCCCCTTCGAAAATCTCCCCGACTTTGGGGGAGCCGACCGCCGCCACCACATCAAGCACGTCCCTGGCCGGAACGCCGAAACGCGCCAGCCGTTCCTGATCGACCTGAATGCGCAGGGTCGGTTGGCCGGTGATCTGCTCCGTCGAGACGTCGGCCGCCCCGGGAATCGCCAGCAGCAGGTGTTCGACCCGATCCCCCAACTCCACCAGCTTAGCGAAATCCTCGCCGTAGATCTTGATGCCGACATCGGCGCGAATCCCCGAGAGCATTTCGTTGACCCGCAGTTCGATGGGCTGGGTCAGCACCGTGCGGATACCGGGGAGACCGTGCATGGATTCTTCCACCAGGGCGGAAAGTTCCATCTGGCTTTTCGCTTGCCGCCACTGGTCGCGGGGATGGAGGGCCATGAAGATGTCGGTGAGTTCCGTCCCCATCGGGTCGGTGGCGACCTCGGCGCTGCCGATGCGGCTCCAGACGTACTTGATCTCGTCGGGAAAGCGCTCCAGCAGCAGTTTTTCCAGGCGGCTGTTGTAGGCCACCGACTCGTCGATGGAGACCCCGGCCAGACGCACCACGCTCGCCACCAGCGAACCCTCGCTCATGCGCGGCAGAAATTCGCCGCCAAGTCGGAAGCTGAGGCCGACGGTGCCGGCCAGCAGCACCGCCACCAGGGCGAGCAACATCAGGCGGTGGCGCAGCGCCGGCTGCAACAGACGCAGGTAGAGGTTTTTCAGGGCGCGATTGAGGGGCGACTCCTGGGTCTTGGCGGTTTTCGGCAGAAAGCGCCAGGAGAGGATCGGGTTGAGGAAGATCGCCACCAGCAGGGCGCCGACCATGGCGAAGATGAAGGTCCAGGCCATCGGCTTGAACATCTTCCCCTCGACCCCCTGCAGGGTGAGGACGGGGATGAAGACAAGGATGATGATGCCCATGCCGAAGACGATGGGGCGCACCACCTCCTTGCTCGACGCGGCGATGGAGGCCAGGCGTTCGGCGCCGGTCAGGGGTCGCCCCAGTTCCAGGTGGCGTTGGGTGAGGCGGCGCAGGTTGGCCTCGGTCATGACCACCGAACCGTCGACGAGGATGCCGAAGTCGATCGCCCCGAGGGAGAGGAGGCTGGCGGCGATCGCCATTTCGTGCATGCCGAGGACGGCGAAGAGGACCGCCATGGGGATGGCGGCGGCGACGATCAGCCCGGCCCGCAGGTTGCCGAGAAGCAGGAAGAGGACGGCGATGACCAGCAGCGCCCCGGCGATGAGGTTGTGTTTGACCGTATCGATGACCTGTTCGATCAATTCGGTGCGATCGTAGACCGGCTCGAGGATGACGTCCGCCGGCAGCGCTGGGCGCACCGCCTCCAGACGCTCCTTGAGGGCGGTGGTCACCACTCGGCTGTTTTCCCCCATGAGCATGAAGCCGAGGCCCATCACCACCTCGCCCTGGCCCTGGGCGGAGACGGCGCCGCGCCGCAGTTCGTGGCCGATGCGCACCTCGGCGACATCGCCAATGCGTACCGGCGTCCCCTGGTAGGCGGCGATGACGATATTGCCGATTTCTCCCGGGGTCGAGACCCGGCCGAGGCCGTGGACGAGCAGGGTCTGACCGCCGAAGGTGACCTGACCGCCGCCGACGTTGGCGTTGTTTTCCCGCAGGGCGGTGAAGATGTCGTCAAAGGTCAGGCCGTACTTGATCAGGGACTCGGGGGCGACGATGACGTGGTACTGCCGCTCCAGCCCTCCCCAGGAGTTGACCTCGGCGACCCCGGCGGCCTTGCGCAGCTCGGGCTTGACCACCCAGTCGTGCAGTACCCGCAGCTCGTCGAGGGTGCGGTTGGGGTCATCGGAACGCAGCACGTAGTGGAAGACCTCGCCGAGGCCGGTGGAGATCGGTCCCAACTCCGGCCGGGCGATCCCCTCGGGGAGTTCGACGCTCGCCAGCCGCTCCATGATCAGCTGGCGCGAATCGTAGATCGGCATGGCGTCGGAAAAGGTCGCCACCACCTGGGAGAGGCCGAATTTGGAGATGGAGCGCACGCTCTCCAGCCCCGGCAGGCCGGAGACGGCCAGTTCCACCGGCAAGGTCAGCTGTTTTTCGATCTCCTCGGGGCCGAGGTTGGGGGCGATGGTGTTGATCTGCACCTGCACCGGGGTGGTGTCGGGAAAGGCGTCGATGGGTAGCCGGGAGAGCGCCCAGCCCCCCGTCGCCAGGGCCACGGCGAAGAGCAGCACCGTGAGCAGGCGGTTGTTCAGGGATAGGTCGATCAGACGTTCAAGCATCGAAAATATCTCCTAATGGTCCGCACAAGAAGCGCCAAGCCGCGACTTGAGCAGCTCCGACTTGAGGGCAAAGCCCTGGCCGCTCACTACCTTCTCATGGGCGGCAAGTCCCGAAGCGATGGCGACCCGGCCGTTTTCGGCCCGTCCGGCTTCGACCCGGCGCAGCTCAAAAAGATCCGGTTCCAAGGCGACAAAGAGGTAGCTCGCGCCGTCGATGACCTGCAGGGCGTCGGCCGGTACGGTCAGGGCGGTGTCGGCAGCACCGTCGGTGAAACGGGCGTCGCCGAAGAGGCCGCTTTTCAGCAGGCCGTCGGCGTTGTCGATTTCCGCCAGGGCCTTGAGCATGCGGGTTTTTTCGTCGAGGGCCGGATCGACCCAGAAGATCTGTGCGGGAAAGCTCCGCCCGGGCAGGCCGGAGAAGCTGACGGCGAGGGTCTTGCCGGGAGTCAGATCGAGCAGCAGCTGTTCCGGGGCGGAAAGTTCCAGCCACAGGCTGCGCAGATCGGCGACGGTGAAGAGGGGTGTGCCGGGGGCGACCGTTTCGCCGACGACGGCGCCGCGCTCCACCACCGTGCCGGCGAAGGGGGCGCGCACCGGCAGGGTCGCGCCGCCGCTGCCGAGGCCGTAATCGGCCAGCTGCCGGCGGGCCTGGGCGACGGCGCTGCGCGCCTGCTCCCGCTCCGCCTCGGCCTGTTGCAATTCCTGGCGGGAGCTGATCCCCCGGGCGAAGAGGTCCGCTTCCCGCTCGACGGTGCTGTCGGCCAGCGCCGCGCGGCTTTCGGCGGTCTGTAAGGCGGCGCGCAGTCCGGCGATTTCCGGGGCGGCGATTTCCGCCAGGGATTGCCCGGCCTTGACCTGTTGCCCCAGTTCGCCGGAGACGCTCTTCACCACCCCGGCCAGGGGCGCCGAGAGGCGGGCGAGACGGTCGCGGTTGAAGAGTACCCGGCCGTGCAGGGGGGCGCCGGCTTCGTTGATCGCCGTCGGTCGTTCGCTGCGGAGGCCGATGCGTTCGGCGGCATCGGCGGTCGCCAGGCGCACCTTCAGCCCCTGCCCCGGGCGCAGGCCCTCCAGCAGTTGCGGCTGACAAAGGGCGTCCTCGGCTTCAGGAATACCGTGTTCCGGGCAGTCGCCTTCCGGAACTTCGGAGCTTTTGGCATGGTCGTGTCCGGCATGGTCATCGGCCTCGGTATGTTCGTCGGCCTCTTCTTTTTCGCCATGCTCGGCGGCAAGGGCTTTGAAGCCCGCGGTCCTGGGTCCGTGGTCGTGGCCGGCACAGGCATCTTCCGTGCCCTGTTCCTCCTCGTGACGATCATGGCTTGCGGCCGTGGTTTCCGCTTTGGCGCCGCCGTCGGCGGGATAGAAGGCGAAACCCAAAAAGAGGAGGCCGAGGATCAGGAACGGCAGGATGAAGCGGCTGAATTTATGGGTAATCATGACGGATCGTTCTCCTTGGCGGTCGCGGCGGCGAGGGGACGGCCGAGCAGCCGTTCGATTTCGATGCGTGCCTGTCGGTCGTCGATCAGGGCGGCGAGACGGCGCTGGCGCAGGTCGATGAGGGTCCGTTGGGCGTCGAGGACGTCGAAGAGGGGGAATTTGCCTGCCCGATAGCCGTATTCGGCGGCGGCGAAGGCGGCTTCGGCGGTCGGCAAGAGCTGGTCGTCGAGAATCGCCGCGCGCTTTCGGGCGTTCTCGAGCTGTTGCCAGGCTCGGGCCAGTGCGGCCCGCGCGGCTTGCAAGCTGCTTTCCGCTTCGGCCTGGGCCTGATTGCGGCGGTGTCCGGCGGCGGCGATCTTCCCCTGGTTGCGGTCGAAGAGGGGCAGGGGCAGGGAGAAACCGGCGATCAGGGCGCCGTCGTTGTCCTCATTGAAATAGCGCCCGCCGAGACTGAGGTCGAGATCGGGTGTGCCCAGGGCTTGCTCCAGGGCCAGTTCCCGCCGCCGCTCCTCGATCAGCAGCTGTTTCTGCCGCTGCCCGGGACTCTCGGTCAACTCGGCTGCTAGATCCTCCAGGAGGGGTGGAGCGGGCAGGGGGGAAAGTTCGCCGGCAACGACGCAGGCGTCTGCATCCACTCCCAGCAGCCCGGCGAGTTCCAGCCGCGCGGCAGCCAGTTCCCCTTCTTCCCGGCTGATTTCCAGTTCCAGTTCGATGACCGCCAGGCGCGCTCGGTGGATTTCCGTGGCCGGCGCCTGTCCGGCCGCGACCCGGTCTTCCACGGCAGCCAGGGAGCGGCGGGCGAGATCGACCTGGCTTTGGGTCAAAAGCAGCCGTTTTTGCGCGGCCAGGACCGCGAGAAAACGGTCGGCGGTGCGCGCCGTCAGATCCGATCGGGCGATCTCTTGCTCGGCTCGACTTCGTTCCAGGGCGATTTCGGCGCTTTGTCGACGGCGTTCGCGCTTACCCCCCAGTTCGATCGGTTGGGTCAGCAGCAGGGTCGTTTCGATCCCGTCGGCGCCGGAAAATTCGCCGCTGCCGGCGAAGTTCTCCAGTTCCAGATCGAGGGTTGGATTGGGGCGCAGGGCCGCTTGCCCCAGCTCCGCTTCGCGGGCGAGGATCTCCTCTTGCGCGGCGCTCAGTTCGGGATGGCGGGCCTCGGCCAGGGCCAGGGCCAGGGCGCGGTCAAGGGTCAGAGGGGCGCCGGCGGTCGCGGCGGAAAAATCTTCGGCCAAGGCCGGACTGTACAGGGCGAAGGCGAGAATCGCCCCGAGGCAGGTGCGCAGGGTGCGTGACATGAATACAACTCCGGTGGCAGGAAATGACGACGACTCCGCGCAGGGCGGAGCCACGGCTTCCACAGGGTTC from Desulfuromonas acetexigens includes the following:
- a CDS encoding TolC family protein translates to MSRTLRTCLGAILAFALYSPALAEDFSAATAGAPLTLDRALALALAEARHPELSAAQEEILAREAELGQAALRPNPTLDLELENFAGSGEFSGADGIETTLLLTQPIELGGKRERRRQSAEIALERSRAEQEIARSDLTARTADRFLAVLAAQKRLLLTQSQVDLARRSLAAVEDRVAAGQAPATEIHRARLAVIELELEISREEGELAAARLELAGLLGVDADACVVAGELSPLPAPPLLEDLAAELTESPGQRQKQLLIEERRRELALEQALGTPDLDLSLGGRYFNEDNDGALIAGFSLPLPLFDRNQGKIAAAGHRRNQAQAEAESSLQAARAALARAWQQLENARKRAAILDDQLLPTAEAAFAAAEYGYRAGKFPLFDVLDAQRTLIDLRQRRLAALIDDRQARIEIERLLGRPLAAATAKENDPS
- a CDS encoding efflux RND transporter permease subunit, yielding MLERLIDLSLNNRLLTVLLFAVALATGGWALSRLPIDAFPDTTPVQVQINTIAPNLGPEEIEKQLTLPVELAVSGLPGLESVRSISKFGLSQVVATFSDAMPIYDSRQLIMERLASVELPEGIARPELGPISTGLGEVFHYVLRSDDPNRTLDELRVLHDWVVKPELRKAAGVAEVNSWGGLERQYHVIVAPESLIKYGLTFDDIFTALRENNANVGGGQVTFGGQTLLVHGLGRVSTPGEIGNIVIAAYQGTPVRIGDVAEVRIGHELRRGAVSAQGQGEVVMGLGFMLMGENSRVVTTALKERLEAVRPALPADVILEPVYDRTELIEQVIDTVKHNLIAGALLVIAVLFLLLGNLRAGLIVAAAIPMAVLFAVLGMHEMAIAASLLSLGAIDFGILVDGSVVMTEANLRRLTQRHLELGRPLTGAERLASIAASSKEVVRPIVFGMGIIILVFIPVLTLQGVEGKMFKPMAWTFIFAMVGALLVAIFLNPILSWRFLPKTAKTQESPLNRALKNLYLRLLQPALRHRLMLLALVAVLLAGTVGLSFRLGGEFLPRMSEGSLVASVVRLAGVSIDESVAYNSRLEKLLLERFPDEIKYVWSRIGSAEVATDPMGTELTDIFMALHPRDQWRQAKSQMELSALVEESMHGLPGIRTVLTQPIELRVNEMLSGIRADVGIKIYGEDFAKLVELGDRVEHLLLAIPGAADVSTEQITGQPTLRIQVDQERLARFGVPARDVLDVVAAVGSPKVGEIFEGERSFPLVVRLPDAQRTDVATLRDTLIPTRDGAVLPLGSMAEISVGESPSTINREWGKRLIKVQANVRDRDIASFVAEAKERLAADLPLPEGYLIEWGGQFENLERSQQRLMLVVPLTLALIFFLLYFSLKRLRDVLIIYTGIPFAAIGGVAALWLRGIPFSVSAAVGFIALSGIAVLNGQVLVAAIRNALGEGLGLVDAVIEAGRQRLLPVLATAITDAAGFLPMALSVGVGAEVQRPLATVVIGGVLTSTLLTLFVLPALYLAFGQKTTEPQPQEIDK
- a CDS encoding efflux RND transporter periplasmic adaptor subunit, with the translated sequence MITHKFSRFILPFLILGLLFLGFAFYPADGGAKAETTAASHDRHEEEQGTEDACAGHDHGPRTAGFKALAAEHGEKEEADEHTEADDHAGHDHAKSSEVPEGDCPEHGIPEAEDALCQPQLLEGLRPGQGLKVRLATADAAERIGLRSERPTAINEAGAPLHGRVLFNRDRLARLSAPLAGVVKSVSGELGQQVKAGQSLAEIAAPEIAGLRAALQTAESRAALADSTVEREADLFARGISSRQELQQAEAEREQARSAVAQARRQLADYGLGSGGATLPVRAPFAGTVVERGAVVGETVAPGTPLFTVADLRSLWLELSAPEQLLLDLTPGKTLAVSFSGLPGRSFPAQIFWVDPALDEKTRMLKALAEIDNADGLLKSGLFGDARFTDGAADTALTVPADALQVIDGASYLFVALEPDLFELRRVEAGRAENGRVAIASGLAAHEKVVSGQGFALKSELLKSRLGASCADH